From Osmerus mordax isolate fOsmMor3 chromosome 8, fOsmMor3.pri, whole genome shotgun sequence, a single genomic window includes:
- the LOC136948145 gene encoding LOW QUALITY PROTEIN: putative nuclease HARBI1 (The sequence of the model RefSeq protein was modified relative to this genomic sequence to represent the inferred CDS: deleted 1 base in 1 codon) — MACPFLNDVLDEEALILRRAFRRERVFRDRSDPLAFPDEYLHERYRLTGDGNRYLCRLLGPKIQHRTGRSHALTIPQMVCVALRFFASAMFLYFVGDAETVNKGTICRTVRSVCLALKSLAQIFITFPGHRRMCYIKEDFHKIAGFPNVIGALDCTHIRIKRPSGAHEGDYVNRKSFHSSNITSFQMICDAACIFTNVEAKWPGSVHDRVFRSSTISQRLSQGEFSGILLGDKGYACETYLLTPLADPQTAAQQGHHLAHARTKSRIEMGFGLLKSRFQCLHHLRVTSDRACDITVACTVLHNVACLRKERGPALAPEIEWDNAGIFPDDINGRLIQFPQFLFLYFNTKVQILETPFIEGNLCICQLDLFFEMLTVETSDSL, encoded by the exons ATGGCATGCCCATTTCTAAATGACGTTTTGGACGAAGAAGCACTGATACTGAGACGTGCTTTCAGACGTGAGAGGGTGTTTCGGGACAGATCAGACCCTTTAGCTTTTCCCGACGAGTACCTGCATGAGAGGTACAGATTAACTGGAGATGGAAATCGTTATTTGTGCAGACTGCTTGGTCCCAAAATTCAGCACCGCACAGGGCGAAGCCATGCTCTCACCATCCCACAGATGGTCTGTGTGGCACTGCGCTTTTTTGCAAGCGccatgtttttatattttgtgGGAGATGCCGAAACGGTAAATAAAGGCACTATTTGCCGTACTgtcagaagtgtgtgtttggcactGAAGTCCTTGGCACAAATC TTCATTAccttccctggccacagaagaatgtgttacatCAAAGAGGATTTCCACAAGATTGCAG GTTTCCCTAATGTCATTGGTGCgctggactgcacacacattcGCATTAAACGCCCCTCAGGGGCCCATGAGGGAGATTATGTGAACAGAAAATCATTCCACAGTA GCAACATCACATCTTTTCAGATGATCTGTGATGCTGCCTGTATCTTTACTAATGTGGAGGCAAAGTGGCCTGGGTCTGTCCATGACCGAGTTTTTAGGTCGAGTACCATTTCTCAGCGACTATCACAAG GTGAATTCTCTGGCATTCTTCTGGGAGACAAGGGTTATGCCTGTGAGACGTACCTTCTGACTCCCCTAGCAGACCCTCAGACAGCAGCACAGCAAGGACACCATCTTGCCCATGCAAGAACAAAGTCCCGAATTGAAATGGGATTTGGCCTTCTCAAATCCCGTTTTCAGTGTCTCCACCACCTGAGGGTCACCTCAGACAGGGCATGTGACATCACTGTAGCCTGCACTGTCCTACATAATGTTGCCTGTCTGAGGAAGGAAAGGGGTCCTGCCCTGGCACCGGAGATTGAGTGGGACAATGCAGGTATATTCCCAGATGACATCAATGGCAGGCTA ATCCAgtttcctcagtttctttttctttatttcaaTACCAAGGTCCAGATCCTGGAGACGCCTTTTATTGAGGGCAACCTGTGTATCTGCCAGCTCGATTTGTTTTTTGAGATGTTGACTGTAGAGACCTCTGACAGTTTGTGA